One stretch of Geoalkalibacter ferrihydriticus DSM 17813 DNA includes these proteins:
- a CDS encoding DUF2339 domain-containing protein — MGDNSSLEDRIERLSAEVQRLREQVDHLSRQQSSPVPNPAVSLKASEAVGEAEPADAFFSWVGRSALLQRVSAVCFLMVIALILRTLTDSGWLDIRIGSPTGMFYATALMLLGLLQYRSGRPLAPVFAICGALLMFLVVSETHARFSFLPTALAYILVIGTGALMAVISYVSRAALPIFVGTLGLCIAGVALDYPNPSYPALVILLISANALGFVASRLQRCSWLRWTLFLVTAVLIQVWGYKIGLTLGGKAQPSGDLAQRWFFPSMLLFAMGYLLSALYGILRPASEKIARFDFALPAVAGVWSFSVTVYVAQIWLGNLVGVTLLGASAAIAYFSLALWLGQRPGAERRAATSFFLGGSVLAGLVLGLGAGAPLLALGVLAGTAFWGAHLSAQWRLGALRLVSYLVQFYVCFALGSWLLADLHRTQYLPAMALAGALAVAVFWHYRWCLRNPPPAESRFFSKLDEGNRLCIFLLLASLGHAYYFARGVYALVVPDFSSTGLFGFMGMQSVLISVGAVFVMIWSLVRRDREMRNLAVLITLVGAGKVFLFDLLGLSGQGIEGFPLVVSIFSFGAAIAVQSLVLGRWLRIGAACTPTQKEQSGQGSESSAARR; from the coding sequence ATGGGTGATAATTCGTCTTTGGAAGATCGTATCGAGCGACTTTCCGCAGAGGTTCAGAGGCTTCGTGAGCAGGTTGATCACCTGAGCAGGCAGCAGAGTTCGCCTGTGCCCAACCCTGCGGTTTCATTGAAGGCTTCCGAAGCGGTCGGCGAAGCCGAACCCGCTGATGCCTTTTTCTCCTGGGTGGGCCGCTCGGCTTTGCTGCAGCGGGTTTCGGCAGTCTGTTTTTTAATGGTTATTGCCTTGATCCTGCGCACACTGACCGACAGCGGATGGCTTGACATCCGCATTGGTTCCCCGACAGGAATGTTTTACGCAACCGCTCTAATGCTTCTTGGTTTGCTGCAGTACCGCAGCGGTAGACCTCTGGCGCCGGTGTTTGCCATATGCGGTGCGCTTCTGATGTTTCTGGTGGTCAGTGAGACCCATGCACGCTTCTCTTTTCTGCCGACGGCTTTAGCCTACATTCTGGTCATTGGGACTGGTGCCTTGATGGCCGTCATCAGCTATGTGTCCCGCGCGGCCCTGCCTATTTTTGTCGGAACGCTGGGCCTGTGCATTGCCGGAGTGGCCCTCGATTACCCCAATCCTTCCTATCCGGCTCTGGTCATTTTGCTCATTTCTGCTAATGCTCTAGGCTTTGTCGCTTCGCGGCTGCAGCGCTGCTCCTGGCTGCGGTGGACGCTTTTTCTGGTAACCGCGGTGCTGATTCAGGTGTGGGGCTACAAAATCGGTTTAACGCTGGGGGGAAAGGCGCAGCCTTCAGGTGATCTGGCGCAACGGTGGTTTTTCCCGTCCATGTTGCTGTTTGCCATGGGATATTTGCTCAGCGCACTCTACGGAATCTTGCGTCCCGCCTCGGAGAAAATCGCCCGGTTTGATTTTGCGTTGCCAGCGGTAGCTGGGGTCTGGTCTTTTTCGGTGACAGTCTATGTGGCGCAAATTTGGTTGGGAAACCTTGTGGGCGTGACGCTGCTTGGCGCCTCGGCCGCCATCGCCTATTTTTCCCTGGCGCTTTGGCTGGGGCAGCGCCCGGGTGCTGAAAGGCGGGCGGCAACCAGCTTTTTCCTGGGTGGGTCAGTCCTCGCAGGTCTGGTGCTTGGTCTGGGGGCTGGTGCGCCCTTGTTGGCCCTGGGCGTGCTCGCCGGGACCGCCTTTTGGGGAGCCCACCTTTCGGCGCAATGGCGCCTAGGTGCCTTGAGGCTGGTGTCCTATCTCGTGCAATTTTACGTGTGCTTTGCGCTGGGGAGTTGGCTTCTGGCGGATCTCCATCGTACGCAATACCTTCCGGCCATGGCTCTGGCCGGAGCCTTGGCGGTCGCTGTTTTTTGGCATTATCGCTGGTGTCTGCGCAATCCGCCGCCGGCTGAATCGCGATTTTTTTCTAAACTCGATGAAGGTAACCGGCTCTGCATATTTCTGCTGCTGGCCTCCCTGGGGCATGCCTATTATTTTGCACGGGGGGTATATGCCTTGGTGGTACCGGATTTCTCGTCGACCGGACTGTTTGGTTTTATGGGGATGCAGTCCGTACTCATCAGTGTCGGGGCAGTATTTGTCATGATTTGGTCTTTGGTGCGTCGGGATCGCGAGATGCGCAACCTTGCGGTCCTGATCACACTGGTGGGTGCCGGAAAGGTGTTCCTGTTTGATCTGCTCGGACTTTCGGGGCAGGGTATTGAAGGATTTCCTCTGGTAGTGAGCATCTTTTCTTTCGGGGCTGCCATCGCCGTTCAATCCCTGGTTTTGGGTCGCTGGCTGCGCATTGGCGCGGCCTGCACACCCACCCAGAAAGAGCAATCCGGACAGGGCTCAGAGTCATCGGCCGCCCGCAGGTAG